In one window of Corallococcus macrosporus DNA:
- a CDS encoding iron-containing redox enzyme family protein gives MCKQPRNEQTAKTDWLDSLRHEARMLVHDLDATPGAQRLFEGRIGQDDYAYYLVQTYQYVRWSTEFLTESGERMKREGKHTALADLLLQKSREENGHEKWLLRDLEALGWTKEQVEQAPVCSAVRAYVEWNRFTTLSGVPTAFLGTAYVLEYLSVNRATDAKDRLIANNGIPHIQDAVLFLRGHGAADGDHVAELESVLRTLTSPEEQAALLLSARTTRALFPKFFRAP, from the coding sequence ATGTGCAAGCAGCCCAGGAATGAGCAGACGGCGAAGACGGACTGGTTGGATTCCCTGCGGCACGAGGCGCGGATGCTCGTGCACGATCTGGACGCGACGCCCGGCGCGCAGCGCCTCTTCGAGGGCCGCATCGGTCAGGACGACTATGCCTATTACCTCGTCCAGACGTACCAGTACGTGCGCTGGAGCACCGAGTTCCTCACCGAGTCCGGCGAGCGCATGAAGCGCGAGGGCAAGCACACCGCGCTCGCGGACCTGCTGCTCCAGAAGTCGCGCGAGGAGAACGGCCACGAGAAGTGGTTGCTCAGGGACCTGGAGGCCCTGGGCTGGACGAAGGAGCAGGTGGAGCAGGCACCGGTCTGCTCCGCGGTGCGCGCCTACGTGGAGTGGAACCGCTTCACCACGCTGTCGGGCGTGCCCACCGCGTTCCTGGGCACGGCCTACGTGCTGGAGTACCTCTCCGTGAACCGCGCCACGGACGCCAAGGACCGGCTCATCGCCAACAACGGCATCCCCCACATCCAGGACGCCGTCCTCTTCCTGCGCGGCCACGGCGCCGCTGACGGCGACCACGTGGCCGAGCTGGAGTCCGTGCTGCGCACGCTCACGTCCCCGGAGGAGCAGGCCGCGCTGCTGCTCTCCGCGCGCACCACGCGCGCCCTGTTCCCGAAGTTCTTCCGGGCCCCCTGA
- a CDS encoding LuxR C-terminal-related transcriptional regulator has translation MNLTEREQALLLELTRTLSSSLDLTEVLARSQGTIAQLLPCDYAAVCVSRPERPGDYEWLGLGAPGILFAHYPELAAVDFVRESVMQQPNVPLRDSDILSRKELKRSLLYLRCREMGLPLEHVMAVLLDLRQDWHGGFTLYREHTLPFSDREQAILEDLTPYLANTVRNCRLFGNEATRGDLLDALFRHQGAECVVMDPPEHEKLRTPGATELLRRWYPEELKANDARLPQELREHLTRLRAPGTKRTLGMDTWTRSGGKFDLKVTFVELPEQRGSRPWVLVLQECSRAIPMPEPWRQKLSKREVEVVQGVLSNWTNETIAEDLGLTLNTVKTHLRNVFPKLGIESRTDLLYQAAWRQKPG, from the coding sequence ATGAATCTCACCGAGCGCGAACAGGCGCTCCTGCTCGAGCTGACCCGCACCCTGTCCAGCTCGCTGGACCTGACGGAGGTGCTGGCCCGGTCCCAGGGGACCATCGCGCAGCTCTTGCCCTGTGACTACGCGGCGGTGTGCGTGTCCAGGCCGGAGCGGCCCGGGGATTACGAGTGGCTGGGATTGGGAGCCCCGGGCATCCTCTTCGCGCACTACCCGGAGCTGGCCGCGGTGGACTTCGTGCGCGAGTCGGTGATGCAGCAGCCCAACGTGCCGCTGCGCGACTCGGACATTCTGTCGCGCAAGGAGTTGAAGCGCAGTTTGCTGTACCTGCGCTGCCGGGAGATGGGGCTGCCGCTGGAGCACGTGATGGCGGTGCTGCTGGACCTGCGGCAGGACTGGCATGGCGGCTTCACGCTGTACCGGGAGCACACCCTGCCCTTCTCCGACCGCGAGCAGGCCATCCTCGAGGACCTGACCCCGTACCTGGCGAACACGGTGCGCAACTGCCGGCTGTTCGGGAACGAGGCGACGCGAGGCGACCTCCTGGACGCCCTCTTCCGCCACCAGGGCGCCGAGTGCGTCGTGATGGATCCCCCGGAGCACGAGAAGCTGCGGACGCCCGGAGCGACGGAGCTGCTGCGGCGCTGGTACCCGGAGGAGCTGAAGGCGAACGACGCGCGGCTGCCCCAGGAGCTGCGCGAGCACCTGACACGGCTCCGGGCACCGGGGACGAAGCGGACCCTGGGCATGGACACATGGACGCGCTCCGGGGGGAAGTTCGATTTGAAGGTGACGTTCGTGGAGCTGCCGGAGCAGCGCGGCAGCCGCCCCTGGGTGCTGGTGTTGCAGGAGTGCTCGCGGGCCATCCCGATGCCGGAGCCCTGGCGCCAGAAGCTCTCCAAGCGCGAGGTGGAGGTGGTGCAGGGGGTCCTCAGCAACTGGACGAACGAAACCATCGCCGAGGACCTGGGCCTGACGCTCAACACGGTGAAGACGCACCTGCGCAATGTCTTCCCCAAGCTGGGCATCGAGAGCCGCACGGACCTCCTCTACCAGGCCGCCTGGAGACAGAAGCCGGGGTGA
- a CDS encoding alpha/beta fold hydrolase, translating into MRERICTFGPEQSLVGVITEPDPAKALPGAPAVVLSNVGLNHHVGPYRLWVELARQLAGRGVTTLRFDLSGLGDSRPRREGGSDEFQRAREETRAALDYLEQKKGQKRFALIGLCSGVDSAHAVTVADERVVAAAFIDGYTYRTLGYHLRFHLRYLSPRRWTRYLRKRKLPAQLREAGEADEVYTREYPERSRLTEDYKHLMERGVSLCFVFSGGMGLSFNHERQFYEMLSPLKLEGRVTYAFYPRADHLFSVPEDRAELLRKLTAWAVGSVPPRALAG; encoded by the coding sequence ATGCGCGAGCGCATCTGTACCTTCGGCCCCGAGCAGAGCCTCGTGGGCGTCATCACGGAACCCGACCCGGCGAAGGCCCTGCCGGGTGCGCCCGCCGTGGTGCTGTCCAACGTGGGCCTCAACCACCACGTGGGGCCGTACCGGCTGTGGGTGGAGCTGGCCCGGCAGCTCGCGGGGCGCGGCGTCACCACGCTGCGCTTCGACTTGTCCGGCCTGGGCGACAGCCGCCCGCGCCGTGAAGGCGGCTCCGACGAGTTCCAGCGCGCCCGAGAGGAGACGCGCGCGGCGCTCGACTACCTGGAGCAGAAGAAGGGCCAGAAGCGCTTCGCGCTCATCGGCCTGTGCTCCGGCGTGGACAGCGCGCACGCGGTGACGGTGGCCGACGAGCGCGTGGTGGCCGCGGCCTTCATCGACGGGTACACGTACCGCACCCTGGGCTACCACCTGCGCTTCCACCTGCGCTACCTGAGCCCGCGCCGGTGGACCCGCTACCTGCGCAAGCGCAAGCTGCCCGCCCAGCTTCGGGAAGCCGGTGAGGCCGACGAGGTCTACACGCGCGAGTACCCCGAGCGCTCGCGGCTGACCGAGGACTACAAGCACCTCATGGAGCGCGGCGTCAGCCTGTGCTTCGTGTTCTCCGGCGGCATGGGGCTGTCCTTCAACCACGAGCGCCAGTTCTACGAGATGCTCTCGCCGCTGAAGCTGGAGGGCCGCGTCACCTACGCCTTCTATCCGCGCGCGGATCACCTCTTCTCCGTGCCCGAGGACCGCGCGGAGCTGCTGCGCAAGCTCACCGCGTGGGCAGTGGGCTCGGTGCCACCGCGCGCGCTGGCGGGCTGA
- a CDS encoding alpha/beta fold hydrolase, protein MTPCFFGSSERQLFGIHHPAQGAERSTGVVLCYPAAQEYMLTHWAFRKLAGMLTREGFHVFRFDYYGTGDSAGEVHEGRVATWVQDIRHAANELQDVTGVQRVALVGLRLGAALAVRAAAEGLSTAALVLWEPLVQGEAWIQELELLQARRATRTLYPQPQSPLEVRQELLGFAFPRALREDILALDLAALPAWPATRTHLVAGAPRPEYQRLQERLESTGLPFQHHLVPEEGAGGQESALLSNRILQTITTLLKEAA, encoded by the coding sequence GTGACGCCTTGCTTCTTCGGCAGCTCCGAACGACAGCTCTTTGGCATCCACCACCCCGCCCAGGGCGCCGAGCGCTCCACCGGGGTGGTGCTCTGCTATCCCGCCGCCCAGGAGTACATGTTGACGCACTGGGCCTTCCGGAAGCTGGCCGGGATGCTCACGCGGGAGGGCTTCCACGTCTTCCGCTTCGACTACTACGGCACGGGGGACTCGGCCGGAGAGGTCCACGAGGGCCGCGTGGCCACGTGGGTCCAGGACATCCGCCACGCCGCCAATGAGTTGCAGGACGTGACGGGCGTGCAGCGCGTGGCGCTCGTGGGCCTGCGCCTGGGCGCGGCGCTCGCGGTGCGGGCCGCGGCGGAGGGGCTGTCCACCGCCGCGCTCGTACTCTGGGAGCCGCTGGTCCAGGGCGAGGCGTGGATCCAGGAGCTGGAGCTGCTCCAGGCGCGCCGGGCCACCCGCACGCTGTATCCTCAGCCCCAGAGCCCGCTGGAGGTGCGCCAGGAGCTGCTCGGCTTCGCGTTCCCCCGCGCCCTGCGCGAAGACATCCTCGCGCTGGACCTGGCCGCGCTGCCCGCGTGGCCCGCGACGCGCACGCACCTGGTGGCCGGCGCGCCCCGGCCCGAATACCAGCGCCTCCAGGAGCGCCTGGAGTCGACGGGCCTGCCCTTCCAGCACCACCTGGTGCCCGAGGAGGGCGCGGGCGGCCAGGAGTCCGCGCTCCTGTCCAACCGCATCCTCCAGACCATCACCACGCTCCTGAAGGAGGCCGCGTGA